The genomic region TGATTTATCCCTCAGTATTATTGATGAGCTTCCCAAAAACCGTAAACCGATTACTACTCAACTCATTACCAATTCAACACGAGCTGAAATGTATAAAACCATCGCTGAACATATTAAAAAGAAACAACAAATTTATATTGTGGCTCCACGCATTGCGGAAGATGAAACTTCCGATAAAACCTCCGTTGAACAAGAAGCCAAACGAGTACAGGCTGAGTTACCTAATGCTAAATTAGCCGTCATTCATGGCCAATTAAAAGCCAAAGATAAACACGCCATTATGGAGCAGTTTCGCGCTGGCAATATCGATATCTTAGTTTCTACTACAGTCATTGAAGTGGGTGTAGATGTGCCTAATGCTACTGTGATGGTTATAGAAAATGCTGAAATCTTTGGTTTGGCTCAATTACACCAGTTACGCGGCCGGGTGGGACGATCCGATAAGGCTTCATTGTGTTTTGTTTGCACCGAATTAACGTATCCAGCCGTGTTAAAAAGATTACAGTTTTTTGTCACCCACAGTAGTGGCTTTGCTTTGGCTGAATATGATCTCGAACGCCGTGGCCCCGGTGCCGTCTACGGGCAAGCTCAATCTGGTTTTTTAAGCCATTTCAAAATCGCCAAACTATCTGACCATAAATTAGTCACTCAAACCCAACAAGTCGCCACTCAGCTTTATCCGGATTTAGATAAATATCCAAACATTCAGCACAAAGTACAGCAGGTATTAGATATTATTCATTTGGAATAGAAAATATATTAATTACAGTTTTATCGAAGCTACAGCCTGTGCTAAATAATCAAAAACTACATTGGCCGATACTGTTTGACGAATTAGTGTAATATCAGTATCAGTAAGATCATCGTGATAAAGTAACTGTTCTAAAAATATTCTACCATTAAACTCATCACCAAAAGTTTTCTCTGCCAAAATGACGATGTCTGTTAAAGTCATTTTTTTCATCTCTAATATGGTATAAATATCAAAATAGTCTTTATAGGTACTACGCTGACCGATCGTGTGTGCCTTCATGGCAGCAATATCAGGCACGGAAAACAACGTCACATCAGACCATATCACTCGTTCTCCCAAAGTTGGATAAGGATAATATAAAAAAGTAAACTTTACATCATTAATGAGAACAGTCAATTCATCGACAGTATTGATTAAAGGGGTAATACTACAACCTTTAAATATAGTCTTTAACTTTTGAAATAACTTTTTATCTATCAAAGCTGGTGAAAAAAAATCATAATCAACCGATACACGGTGACCGAGTTGTAAGGCCAAAGCAGTACCACCAGCCAACGTAAAATCACTGAGTTTTTTTAAATAAGGTATTAAAACCCTATTAGCTTCTGGCAAAACCTCTGGATACATGGTTTGGTAAATTAATCTGAAATAAAGTTTGCGCTAAAGTTTTTGATCGAGGATGCAATTCAGTGGTGGCAACTTTTTCTAGGGTTGTTTGAATAGCCTGTTTACCATAATATTGCTTTAACCATTTCCAATGATGTAAATTACCATAATTAATGGTATTAACCATAATAGTTTTTTGATGTTGTTGTGGATCTATTAACGAAAAATCATATGACCAGAACAACGGGCGAAAGTAATTTGGTAATTTATTATCCATAATTAGGTGCAGTATAGCAAATATTTACTATAAAATCAACATCAAATTGAAAAACGTAACAAAGTAGAGACGCGAATTTTCGCGTCTCTACTGTTTTTGGGTATATTAATTTACGATTCAATATTTCACCATCTTTTTTCTTATGGAACAGGGATTGTTACACACGTTGGCCTTTC from Patescibacteria group bacterium harbors:
- a CDS encoding nucleotidyl transferase AbiEii/AbiGii toxin family protein; this translates as MYPEVLPEANRVLIPYLKKLSDFTLAGGTALALQLGHRVSVDYDFFSPALIDKKLFQKLKTIFKGCSITPLINTVDELTVLINDVKFTFLYYPYPTLGERVIWSDVTLFSVPDIAAMKAHTIGQRSTYKDYFDIYTILEMKKMTLTDIVILAEKTFGDEFNGRIFLEQLLYHDDLTDTDITLIRQTVSANVVFDYLAQAVASIKL